The DNA segment TTGTGGAACCAGGGCTGGAGCTCGCGCACGCGGTCGAGATTGACAATCGTCGAGCGGTGAATGCGCATGAAGCGTTTGGGGTCGAGCTGCGCTTCGATCTGGCTGATGGCTTCGCGCACCAGATGGGACTCACGGCCTACGTGCAAGCGCACGTACTTGCCTTCGGCTTCGATCCAATCGATCTCTTCGGTCTTGAGAAAGAAGGCCCGCCCGCCGGCTTTAATGACCATGCGCTCAAGGTGGCTCTGTTGGGCGCGCAGCGCTTCGAGCAAGGCGAGCGTACGCTCGGTCACGTCGCTGCGGTCGCTGGTCAAGCGCGACTTCGCCCGCTGCAAGGCGTTGTCGAAGCGGCGGCGGTCGAACGGCTTGAGCAGGTAATCGAGCGCGTGGACTTCGAAGGCGCGCACCGCGTACTGGTCATAAGCCGTCACGAATATAATCAGCGGCGCTTCGTTCGCGGCAATCCGCTCTAGCACGGCGAAGCCATCCGCTTCGGGCATCTGCACGTCGAGAAAGACGAGCGCCGGCTGTTGCTCGCGAATGGCGGCAACCGCTTCGCTGCCGTTGGCACATTCGCCGATCACTTCGACATCCGCGTGGCGCGCCAGCATGCGGCGAATGCGCCGCCGTGCCAGCGGCTCGTCATCAACGATCAAGGTGCGAATCATTTTCGTCAGGCTCATCTGATGGCCACTCTCCTTGAGGCATCGACCGCTTCGGCTTTCTCAAAAGGAATTTCAAGCGTGACCTGCAAGCCGCCGCCGGTTGCATCGGCCATCTCGAAGCGCTGCGCCGTGCCGTAGAGCTGTTCGAGCCGGGCGCGCGTGTTACTGAGCCCGACGCCGCCGCGCAGCTTGCCCGCCGAGTCCTGCGCCGCTGTCAGCCCCGGCCCGTTGTCTTTCACCTGCAAGACGAGCGCGCCGTTCAGGCGCGAGGCGCAGACCTGGATGCGGCCCGGCCCGGCCTGCGTGACAATGCCGTGGCGGATGGCGTTCTCGACGATGGGTTGCAGAATCAGGTTCGGCACCAGCGCGTCGAGCGCCTCGGTCGCCACCTCGAAGCTCACCTTGAGGCGGTCTTGAAAACGCACCTGCTCGATCCCCAGATAGCAGCGCAGGAACTCCAGCTCTTCTTGCAAGCGCACCTGTTGAGCGCCGGAGTTTTGTAAGGTCATTCGCAAAAAATCGCCCAACCGCGCCAGCATCTCGTCCGCCGCGTCAATGTCTTCGTCGAGCAATGCGGAGATCGAGTTCAAGGTGTTGAAGAGAAAATGCGGCTGCAACTGCATCTTCAACGCCTGCAACTGCGCCTGCGCCAGCTCGGCCTTGAGCCGCGAGGCGCGCAGCTCTTCGCGTTGATAGCGGCGATAGTAATCGATGACAAAGCTGATGAGCATGAAGGTGCCGTAGCTCATATAACCGGTCGGCAGGTTGAAGAGAATGTCCGACTGATAGAGCTCGCGAACCGATGAATACTGACGATAGACCGCAACGTGCAGCGCCCAGCCAACGATCAGGTAGATGGCGCGGTGAAAGAAGGCCAGCGTCAAGCAGGCCATCACATGAATGATCGAATTGCGCAGCCAGCCGTCGCGCCCGATCCGAAACCAGCGCGCCAGTCGAAAGATCAGCGGCGCGAGCAGCGCCCACAAAAACCAGTAAGGCAGCTCCCACACCAGCATGCCGCCGAGCGTCGGCTGATGGTTGAAGATGGCGACGTAATGGCCGGCGAAGAAATAGTAGTTGAGCGTGAAGGACAGTCCGACGAGCGTCCACGCGACGAGGACTAGAACCCACAGCACCCAACCGCGCTTGAGCATGCATAGACTCCTTGTGACTTTCGGACGTGGCTCTATGATAGCGCGAAACGACGACGACGGGCAGCCGTTTCTTGCGCGGCGGCCGTGTGTGGTTGGCTGAAGAAGGGCTTGAAGTGAAGACCGCTTCAAGCCCTTCATTGCAAGTGGCTGTCTCAGCCGATTGAATGGCTCGAATGCAACAGTAAACAGGCCGATGGCCATGCCGAAGCGCAGCAAATCTTTGTGCCGCGCGTTGCCTGCTTGATGGTCTTTGAAGGCGGCGGCGAGATAGCCTGCCGGGTTTTCCATGAACTGCCGCGCGGCTTCGCGCGCTTCGCCGGCGAGCCGCTGGATCAACGAGGATTGTTTGGGAAACAGGTCGAGAAACAACGCGTCATCTTGCATACTCCCTCCGCGAGCCGGACGACCGGGCACGGGTCGGATCGCTCGGACTCGACTCTGCGAAGAGGGGTTGACCCTCTAGTCATTCTGTTCTCAGATAGGTTGAAGAATTCGGACACGGGGCGCGCCATCACGCCGCCGCTCAAGCGGCGCAACGGTCGCGCATTTGATATGCGTCAAGAGAATGATTGCACTCAGTCTGCTTGCAGCAAAACTGCGCCGTCGGCGCGTTAAGGCTAAGGGAGTTCCCTGCGAATCAACCGGCGCTTTTGCGAAATCGAAAAGAAATTGAAACCGGCAGCAGGTCGCCCGCGTCTAAATCAACGTGGTTTCAACGTGAGCGCGTGTCTTGACGGCACACCTCAGTCAACGATAGAGAAGAACAATGCCGTATCCAAAGCCCTCCGAATGCGCGTCGAAGATCATGAACGAATCGCCTGTGAGGTTGGCAGAGCCAGGCAGGATCGTTAGAAATAGCATTCTTGAACATGGCTCCTCATCTGCCGGTGAAGCTTTCTAAGTTTCTACGCTTCGTGACGTGATCTCGCGCTAATTCCAAATCGCTCTTTCAGGAAGGCCTAATGACAGATCATAGTGAATACACGAATCAATCCATTCAAATGAAAAGGCAGGCTCAACCGCGCAAGCCGGCGCGTCGCGGGTGGGTTCGGGCGCTTGTCCTGGGACTCGCCTGGGCGCTGGCGCTGGCCGTGCAATCGTCGGCGCAGGAATTGAGCAATGACTCGCTCAGGTTGCGTCTAGGCATCTCGCCCGAAGGCATTCCGATCATCAAGGAAGCGGTGTGGCTGGATAGCGGGCAGGTGGCGTTCCGCGATATGGGAACGCCGAATGGCCTCGACGACTGGGCGCCGGCGGCGCTGCTGCCGCCGGCATCGGCGGTGCCGACAGGCTGGGAGTTGACCGAAGGCGAAAGCATGACGACGGCTGAAGCGACGCGCGAGCTGGCCAACAAGATGAGTCTCACATGGATCGTTGAGCTGCCGAAACACGCAGATCTCTTCCGCCTGCACATGCGGTTGACGAATGGCGGCAAGAAAGCGCGAGCGGTCGAATGGTTCCCGGGGTGGGCAGCAAGCTGGAATGTCGGCGGCCAGGCGCAATGGGCGCGCTGGTGGGAGTCGCTGAAGTTCGACCGTACCGAGCAGGCTCTGAGCAACAGCCGCACGATTCGTCTGGGCAGCCGCCTGCACAGCTCGGACGATGCCGGCGACGGGGTCAATCCTTACTGGGTGGTTGGCGGCGAAATGAACCGCATCTATTTCGGCCTGCAATGGA comes from the Blastocatellia bacterium genome and includes:
- a CDS encoding histidine kinase; translation: MQDDALFLDLFPKQSSLIQRLAGEAREAARQFMENPAGYLAAAFKDHQAGNARHKDLLRFGMAIGLFTVAFEPFNRLRQPLAMKGLKRSSLQALLQPTTHGRRARNGCPSSSFRAIIEPRPKVTRSLCMLKRGWVLWVLVLVAWTLVGLSFTLNYYFFAGHYVAIFNHQPTLGGMLVWELPYWFLWALLAPLIFRLARWFRIGRDGWLRNSIIHVMACLTLAFFHRAIYLIVGWALHVAVYRQYSSVRELYQSDILFNLPTGYMSYGTFMLISFVIDYYRRYQREELRASRLKAELAQAQLQALKMQLQPHFLFNTLNSISALLDEDIDAADEMLARLGDFLRMTLQNSGAQQVRLQEELEFLRCYLGIEQVRFQDRLKVSFEVATEALDALVPNLILQPIVENAIRHGIVTQAGPGRIQVCASRLNGALVLQVKDNGPGLTAAQDSAGKLRGGVGLSNTRARLEQLYGTAQRFEMADATGGGLQVTLEIPFEKAEAVDASRRVAIR
- a CDS encoding LytTR family DNA-binding domain-containing protein, which gives rise to MSLTKMIRTLIVDDEPLARRRIRRMLARHADVEVIGECANGSEAVAAIREQQPALVFLDVQMPEADGFAVLERIAANEAPLIIFVTAYDQYAVRAFEVHALDYLLKPFDRRRFDNALQRAKSRLTSDRSDVTERTLALLEALRAQQSHLERMVIKAGGRAFFLKTEEIDWIEAEGKYVRLHVGRESHLVREAISQIEAQLDPKRFMRIHRSTIVNLDRVRELQPWFHNDYRVILRDGTELMLSRSCRKRLGELLGNAL